In Oryza sativa Japonica Group chromosome 8, ASM3414082v1, the sequence agtgcagtcgtgAATATCCGtgctcaacgtttgaccatccgtcttatttgaaaaattttaaaatatttagtcacacataaagtactattcatgttttatcatctaatagcaataaaaatactaatcataaaaatttttcaaataaaacgaacggtcaaacgttgaacgtgaatagtgcaaaactgcacttatttgggacggagggagtatatcactacataaacatgtaagttcaaatttaacttttacaagttgtaacaaaaataacaaaatataaTTGCAAATGTACATTAACTggtttcagtttaatttgttccttttttttacgacgtatagaagttgaatttaacgttgcatatttgtggagtggTATATAtcgtattaatctattttatcaAAAAGTTCACTTTTTTTAGATTACTTAGGTGGCATGTAGAAACGAGGGATGTCCTTTCGAGAGATGAAAATACATTATATGCATTTCCTGTGCATGGCTTATATGCTTATGGAGTGACTGATGGCATCTCAATATACAtctacaaatattttttaagctttttattattattttggatATAATGTATGAAACATATGTCTCTACGCGAAACCTCCCCTCATAGCAGCGCTAGGGCAAGTAGCGGAAAAGAGGGAGTCGGCATGGGGCGGCAAGTTGTGGTTGGCCGGAAGCGATGGTGTCGGCTGGTCGGCCTCGCCAAGTCTAGATCCAGACATTCTTGGCTGGATCTGGCAAGGGAGAGGTCTCCCTCAAGAGCAGGGAGTGGTCGTGGCTTAGGCGGGAGTTGGATCAGTGATGGTTGATGATGTAGGCGTAGGAGGTGTGGCACTAGTGTTGCAGTGCCGGGGTAGTTGGCATCGACTAGAGTGGCCGACGAAGAGGTTGGCTAGTGAGGCCACTTGTTAAGGAGGTGGTTTTTGGAGCGGGAGAAGCTAGTTGGTTTCCTATTAGTTGAAAGGCCGTGGGACACAGCGAACATCATCACAGATGGCAACCCTGTGAACAGCGAAATGGTCTCATTCAATCGACTGGACCTCCTCACTTTCCCCGAGCTCCTCGCCCTCTAATGATCGATCTGCTTCCAGCTTTCAGTCGTGGGGAGCTTCATGGCAATAGTAGAGGCTTTGGTTTGGTGGATGGACTCTGTTAGGCAGAAGACGAGCAACCCTCGGAACCAACAACGCTGTCAAGAAACTTATTATAGGAGGTGTTTGAGATGGTGGAGTTGCGGTGCACGATGCCACCTTGGTACAACAACAAGACGGTGTGATGGTTGGAGTCAGAGCTGATTGGTTGATGTGGCAAGCTCAGCAAATAACCTAaactgaaattcgctcctataaAGATTTAAACTCAGGATCTTAGGGTAGTACTCatgtcactgcaaccactaggctacatggcCTTTCACGGTAATTTTGTACATATGCTTGAATTGTTGGAGGCAGAACACGTGTACTCCGAGTATCGGATTTTCAATCCATAATATTTTGGCTATGTAGCACCTAGTTGATTCATCTAAATCACAGCTTAGCTAGCATATATTCTTCAGATAGACCTAAGCAATCTAACCATGCACGCAGGAATCGCGCGCTCGCTCGAAAGTAAACGTCTAGATCAATCCAGGAACTCTTCTTTAAGTTAATCTAAGGAGAGATTTAGATGAGGACGCTAACACTTTCCAAAAAGCCCTAGCTAGTTACGAGTAATTTTTTCGATAGGTCTCTAGCTAGTTAATCCCGTGGAACAAGATTCTGTGTGCTTCTCAGCAGAGAGACCGCGGTTTTGCTCACCATTTCCCGTTTTCCCCTGATCAACAGCTGCCTTTTCTGAATAAGAGCTTCTGCAGGCAACTGGTAGGCGTTTCCAACTTGTCCGATCTAAAAACCAATGGTTAGCATCAGCAGCAGTGGTAGTAGTAAGACTGTATGACTGCTGCAGTGCCAGATGTACCAGAGAAACACAATAATACAAACTATTGTGCTTCAGTTTTTACAGTTTAAGATCTCCTTAGGAatgaagaattttttttgttgcaatttaACTAGTTATTCGGCTCCTTTAGAATCCATGTATTTGCAGGAATTTCACGTAAATTAGCCCGATTCGATCCTGcgaaaatcctctaaaattcctccATTCAAAGTAAGCCGGGAGAGATAAAAATGGCCATACACCCAAATTTATTGCAGAGTACATTACAAAAGGCCCAAGTGACAAATGGCACTGAATCTGGAGGCCCAACAAAACCTCGGCCCAGTTTTCTGCCATCCACCAGTGCAAACAAAGTGTTTGCTGCCGCCACGCGACATCTCCTCCCTTTCTACACGTTGTCTGACACGGGGAACACGCGTTTCTGCGACTGCGTCGcgtccccgtcgccggcgagggcaccgacgtcgccgccgctagGCGCCTGAATCTGCCTGTACTCCATGCTCCGGGATCCACCCACCCTGAGGCACAGGTACGCCGTCACGGCCCACACGCCGGCGAGCACCCAGCTGAACTGCAGGTTCGCCATCACCaccgccctccgcgccgcctcgtccgtCGGGCACGCCACCGCGCTccgcatggcgccgccgccggcctccgcgccgTGGCAACCCCTCGGCACGAGGGCAGGGACCCACAGCGCGAAGCCCATGACGATGAACCACAGGCCCTGGAACAGCACCGACGCCGACCGGACCACCGCGACGGCGAAGCTCCTcgggaggacgacggtggcggaggtggagaCCAGCGAAGCGGTGACCACGAGCTGGAGCAGCCAGTGGTAGTGCCCCTCGAGCCCCGCGTGGTCGGCGGAGTGGAACCTGAGCAGGAACAGCTCCTGGCCGAACACCGacgcggcgagcgcggccaCCACTTCCCCGAGCTGCGCCTGCGCGCCGCCGTGGTGGGAGGACGACGCAGCGAcaccgtcggcggcgagcgccacGGACGCGTACACGGCGAGGTGGAGGTACATGGTGGCGTGCTCGAGGGCGTCCGGCTGGATAGTGAACGAGAGCAGTGGGAAGTCGACGAGCTGGTCGACGATGGCGAGcacggagaaggagaggaggaggtagagCTCCAGGTGCTTCAGGCCGGGCACCGGCGACGGGAAGGGGAaccacgcggcggcgcggaagcCGGAGGCGCCCTTGAGCTTGTACGCCCTGACGGTGTTCAGCGCGTGCCACAAGCCGAGGATGGCGAAGGCGAGGCCTGGGACGAAGTGGCCAAGGAACGTGCCCATGGCTGacggcctcgtcgccggcacGCTGCTAGCTTGTGCGCGCgcgtcctcgtcggcgccggcgtcgaggtCAGGCAGCGTGCACTGATGCTGTTCAGTGACTTAAATAGGTGTGTGGATCAGCTGCAACGGTTGTCGCCAACACTGTGCGTGGTGGCGGCAAAAGCATGCATACGTGTTTGAAGTTTGGACTCCACTTCAggttctcctttttctttttttgaaagatCACTATCCATTTCAAGATTACTAGTAAAGACTTAAAGTTAGTGGTTTCTTGCATGGAAAAGAGCTGCATGAATTAAAACTGCTCGTTAATAAACATTTGTTGACAAGAATTTACTAATTAATCACACATTCTTTTGAAAGCTAGCAACACTGAGCGAATGGGTTTGAAGATTCGGAAACAATTTTTAACCATCTGAAGTTTACAAATACTTCTAACatttcgtgttttttttttcgtgtgCGACCATTCTAGCTCTCAAGACCTCACTCTCTTTATGTTTCAAAATATTGCAGTATTTTGAAACCTTGTAGTATCTGCTATGTCAAAATATTTCAGGATGTGGAGTCGTTTATAAACGAAAATTCAGATAGTGTGCCTCTTCAGTCTCTCTTTTAGTTTTTGATATGCCACTTGAAAGAGGAACATTCTCCATGACTCTATGAGATGGGAAGAGTCCACTCGGACCGGCACATAGAAATCACTAATGCTTTAACCACTTCACCTAATCAAATTACATAATCTTGGAATGTGCACATCTCACTTATGTTGCAGGAATTAACAAGAGGCAGAGAGAGGCAGAGTCCCTATACTATAAGCCATTGAGCTGTGCTACCAATGTGCTTCTTAATTATTAGTGCTTGGACCTAATATTGCTGGGAGCCTCGAGTAACTGCATGCGCACTACCTAGTCAATGGTAGTGCTGGCTGCGTTCGATGCCATTTGTGAGAACTGTTGATTGATCAGTCATCGCAGTAATTAACGTTCTCCTGAAGTAGCAGAAAAACAGAAAGCAGGTTCAACTTTTTTGGTATTCCTTTTTATAGAACTTTTCCTTTGGTAAACTTTAGTTGGGCTCCACTGAAATTTGTTTGTTCTGTTATGTGGATGCCATGCATTCTCTGTTACAAATTAGGTATTCATGGTTAATTCAAGAAATCAGGTTTATTGTTCACTTTAGCCTCGTTCGATCTCTCTTTTAAAATAATGCATCTCAttgtttactactccctccgtatttttatatataacgtcgttgactttttaaccaacgtttgaccatttgttttattcatttttttgcacaaatatgaaaatatttatgtcatgcttaaagaatat encodes:
- the LOC4345775 gene encoding uncharacterized protein; translated protein: MGTFLGHFVPGLAFAILGLWHALNTVRAYKLKGASGFRAAAWFPFPSPVPGLKHLELYLLLSFSVLAIVDQLVDFPLLSFTIQPDALEHATMYLHLAVYASVALAADGVAASSSHHGGAQAQLGEVVAALAASVFGQELFLLRFHSADHAGLEGHYHWLLQLVVTASLVSTSATVVLPRSFAVAVVRSASVLFQGLWFIVMGFALWVPALVPRGCHGAEAGGGAMRSAVACPTDEAARRAVVMANLQFSWVLAGVWAVTAYLCLRVGGSRSMEYRQIQAPSGGDVGALAGDGDATQSQKRVFPVSDNV